Proteins from one Portunus trituberculatus isolate SZX2019 chromosome 38, ASM1759143v1, whole genome shotgun sequence genomic window:
- the LOC123515230 gene encoding LOW QUALITY PROTEIN: alpha,alpha-trehalose-phosphate synthase [UDP-forming] A-like (The sequence of the model RefSeq protein was modified relative to this genomic sequence to represent the inferred CDS: inserted 1 base in 1 codon; deleted 3 bases in 2 codons) yields MHSLQEGLQYNARQPPREVTVQTSRKLKDSILSDREANRQDFSRRKQQQHTLTMQVHSTSPMVVVANRLPFCLGTDPDTGKLIRKQCAGGLVTAVAPVVVETQGLWVGWSGLHTEDENVEIPEADPNDQSPTAGLKSSQVLPVTVPKKVFNDYYNGCCNATFWPLFHSMPDRAIFQADKWEAYREVNREFARLTVEAVKRLRESHPDSVPLVWLHDYHMMLAANTIRERCDELNMPIKMAFFLHIPFPSWDIMRLFPWDDELLQGVLGCDSIGFHIDDYCLNFIDCCQRRLGCRVDRQQMLVEHNSRTISINPLPISIPYERFVQLAEKAPNMVKNNPQEQLLLGVDRLDYTKGLVHRIRAFETLLEKHPELXEKVTFLQVAVPSRTDVKEYQELKEELDQLIGKINGQFSTPNWSPIRYIYGCVSQDQLAAFYRDSSVAVVTPLRDGMNLVAKEFVACQTGEPGVLILSPFAGAGISMHEALHVNPYETNEFSDTIYRALTMPKDEREMRMKQLRRRERDHDVNFWLRNFLKTVDCLSDVDKSEVSGRFPMGEEDFSEFLGSYVTESTRLALLLDYDGTLAPIAPHPDLAQMPTETRRVLERLAHMPDVNIAIISGRSLTNVRSMVGIDGITYAGNHGFDIIHPDGTMFMHPVPHEYETQLEALKERLKEVCVDGAWIENKGSCITFHYREVPGNKVAAITSRAQELFNETGIKLHQSHRAFEARPPVTWNKGRAAIYILRTLFGLDWCDRVSTIFAGDDKTDEDAMRALQGMAVTFRITRSQNLRSAATHRLPSTDAVLAMLKWIERRLGSRLPAIPNGIRSRTASMSSNTGSRSPSNKSPPHSPKSLSRSSSLQSPEPNKQVMMINELEYQQYLAKHKPGRPSSTSPPRSPSRSGLSWRLEFTMLALAVPDRTRTYVPGFWKHFQIPSRIVFSGLCTNSSRKGSLLYNFLLRVVSANLAIPV; encoded by the exons ATGCATTCATTACAGGAAG GGCTCCAGTACAACGCTCGACAACCGCCGAGAGAGGTCACAGTGCAGACTTCAAGAAAGCTGAAAGACTCGATTCTTAGTGACCGTGAAGCAAACAGACAAGACTTTTcacgaagaaaacaacaacaacatacccTGACCATGCAAGTTCACTCCACATCacccatggtggtggtggccaacAGGCTGCCTTTCTGCCTGGGCACTGACCCTGACACTGGGAAGCTGATCAGAAAACAATG TGCCGGCGGACTGGTGACAGCCGTGGCtcctgtggtggtggagacacaAGGCCTGTGGGTGGGGTGGTCAGGACTCCACACCGAGGATGAAAATGTGGAGATTCCAGAAGCTGACCCCAACGATCAGTCCCCGACCGCGGGCCTTAAAAGCAGCCAG GTGCTGCCCGTCACAGTGCCCAAGAAGGTGTTCAATGACTACTACAATGGCTGCTGCAACGCCACCTTCTGGCCGCTCTTCCACTCCATGCCTGACAGAGCGATATTCCAGGCAGACAAATGGGAG GCGTATCGTGAGGTGAACCGAGAGTTCGCCAGACTGACCGTGGAGGCAGTGAAGCGCCTGCGTGAGAGTCACCCAGACTCCGTGCCGCTGGTGTGGCTGCACGACTACCACATGATGCTGGCGGCAAACACCATCAGGGAGAGGTGCGACGAACTCAACATGCCAATCAAAATGGctttcttcctccacattcctttcccttcctgggACATCATGCGTCTCTTCCCATGGGACGACGAGCTTCTCCAGGGAGTGCTTGGTTGTGATTCAATTGGCTTCCACATCGATGACTACTGCCTCAACTTTATAGACTGCTGCCAACGCCGCCTTGGTTGTCGCGTTGACAGACAACAGATGTTGGTGGAGCACAATTCCAGGACAATTTCCATCAACCCACTGCCCATCAGCATTCCTTATGAACGTTTTGTGCAGCTGGCAGAAAAGGCTCCGAATATGGTCAAGAATAATCCCCAGGAACAATTACTGCTTGGCGTGGATCGATTAGATTATACAAAGGGCCTTGTTCATCGCATACGTGCCTTTGAAACACTTCTGGAGAAGCACCCTGAGC AAGAGAAAGTCACTTTCCTACAGGTGGCTGTACCTTCCCGCACTGACGTCAAGGAGTACCAAGAACTGAAAGAAGAGCTCGACCAGCTCATTGGCAAAATCAATGGACAATTTTCCACACCCAATTGGTCTCCAATACGTTACATCTACGGTTGTGTCTCCCAGGATCAGCTGGCTGCATTCTACCGAGACTCCTCCGTAGCTGTAGTAACGCCCCTAAGAGACGGCATGAACCTGGTGGCAAAAGAGTTTGTGGCGTGCCAGACTGGAGAGCCAGGTGTTCTTATTCTGTCACCTTTTGCCGGCGCTGGAATCTCTATGCATGAAGCCCTCCATGTCAACCCCTATGAGACCAACGAGTTCTCTGACACCATATACCGAGCACTCACCATGCCCAAAGATGAACGAGAGATGAGAATGAAACAGCTGCGTCGCAGGGAGCGAGACCATGATGTCAACTTCTGGTTGAGGAACTTCTTGAAGACAGTGGACTGCCTGAGTGATGTAGACAAGTCTGAGGTCTCTGGACGGTTTCCGATGGGGGAGGAAGATTTCAGTGAATTTTTGGGATCATATGTGACAGAATCAACACGTCTGGCTTTGCTGCTTGACTATGATGGAACCCTTGCCCCCATCGCTCCTCACCCAGACCTGGCACAGATGCCAACTGAGACTCGGCGGGTGCTGGAGCGTCTGGCGCACATGCCGGATGTGAACATAGCGATTATTTCTGGCCGCTCTCTGACCAATGTCAGGTCAATGGTGGGTATTGACGGCATTACTTATGCTGGGAATCATGGATTCGATATtattcatcctgatggcaccatgTTTATGCATCCTGTGCCCCACGAATACGAAACTCAACTAGAAGCACTGAAGGAGCGCctaaaagaagtgtgtgtggacGGTGCCTGGATAGAAAACAAGGGCTCCTGCATCACCTTCCACTACCGAGAGGTTCCAGGGAACAAGGTGGCAGCCATTACTTCAAGGGCGCAAGAACTCTTCAATGAAACGGGAATCAAACTCCACCAATCACACAGAGCATTTGAGGCACGCCCTCCAGTCACATGGAACAAAGGCCGTGCAGCGATCTATATTTTGAGAACTCTCTTTGGGTTGGACTGGTGTGATCGTGTGTCCACAATCTTTGCTGGGGATGACAAGACTGATGAAGATGCCATGCGGGCGTTACAAGGCATGGCTGTGACCTTCAGGATCACTAGATCACAAAACTTACGTTCAGCAGCTACCCATCGCCTGCCTTCTACTGACGCCGTGCTCGCAATGCTGAAGTGGATTGAGCGAAGATTAGGGTCCCGCCTGCCTGCCATCCCCAACGGCATCAGGTCCCGCACAGCGAGTATGTCCAGCAACACTGGATCCAGATCTCCCAGCAACAAATCTCCTCCCCATTCTCCCAAGAGTCTATCTCGCTCCAGTTCCCTCCAGAGTCCAGAGCCAAACAAGCAGGTGATGATGATCAATGAGCTGGAATATCAACAGTACCTGGCCAAGCATAAACCCGGTCGTCCCTCCAGCACCTCACCACCACGCTCCCCCTCCCGCTCC GGTTTGAGCTGGAGGCTGGAGTTCACAATGTTGGCTCTCGCG GTGCCTGACCGCACTCGCACGTATGTGCCGGGCTTCTGGAAACACTTCCAGATCCCTTCCCGTATCGTCTTTTCGGGACTTTGTACAAATTCTTCCAGAAAGGGATCACTTTTATATAACTTCCTGTTGCGTGTAGTCAGTGCCAACCTCGCCATCCCTGTATAA